In the Candidatus Baltobacteraceae bacterium genome, GACGCGCGAATTGGCTACGACGTGCGTGAAGTGATCGCGCGTATCGTCGACGCCTCGGAGTTCCACGAATTCAAAGCGCGCTACGGCACGACGCTGGTCTGCGGCTTCGCGCGCATCGAGGGGCACCCCATCGGCATCGTTGCCAACAACGGCATCCTCTTTAGCGAGAGCGCCCTCAAGGGCGCACACTTCATCGAACTCTGCGTGCAGCGCGGAACGCCGCTGCTCTTCTTGCAGAACATCACCGGGTTCATGATCGGTAAAGAGTACGAGAACGGCGGCATCGCCAAGGACGGCGCGAAGCTGGTGACCGCGGTCGCCTGCGCCGAAGTGCCCAAATTCACGGTCGTGATCGGCGGCAGTTTCGGCGCCGGCAATTACGGCATGTGCGGGCGCGCGTATTCGCCGCGCCAGCTCTGGATGTGGCCCAACGCGCGTATATCGGTGATGGGCGGCCCGCAGGCCGCGAGCGTTCTCTCGACGGTCAAAGGCGAGATGTCGCCGGAGGAGAAGGCGCGTTTCGAAGCGCCGATTCTCGAGAAATACGATCGCGAAGGCAGCCCCTACTACTCGACCGCTCGCATGTGGGACGATGGAATCATCGACCCGCTCGACACGCGCAAAGTCATCGCGCTGGGTCTCGACGCCGCCGCGCACGCACCGTTGCCGAACACCGCGTTCGGCGTCTTCCGCATGTAATGGCGGTGGTCGAAACGGCGCGGTTGCGCATCGTGGCGCTCACGAAGGAGCAGCTCGATCAATACATGGATCAAAACCCGCTGGTCGTGCAATCGCTCGGCGTCGGGAGCGTTTCGCGCGACATGTCGCCCGCGACGCGCAAATCGTTCGAGGACTTGATCGTCTCCAAGGCCCGCGCGGCCGTGGACTCCGAGCTGCTCTTCTACACGATCTGGACCGTCATCCACCGCGAGCTGAACCGAACCGTCGGCGACGTCATTTTTCGCGGGCCGCCCAACGACCGCGGCGAGATCGAGATCGGCTACGGTATGTACGCGGAGTTTCGC is a window encoding:
- a CDS encoding GNAT family N-acetyltransferase, which translates into the protein MVETARLRIVALTKEQLDQYMDQNPLVVQSLGVGSVSRDMSPATRKSFEDLIVSKARAAVDSELLFYTIWTVIHRELNRTVGDVIFRGPPNDRGEIEIGYGMYAEFRNRGVMTEAVAGMLGWARARADVTTVTATTRPDNDASMAVLRKNGFERDGQLDGCLVWRFPVTSL